The Nematostella vectensis chromosome 6, jaNemVect1.1, whole genome shotgun sequence region ATTACAGACAGACACTTGTGATAGAAATACAGACAGACACTTGTGTTAGAAATACAGACATACATTTGTTTTAGATTCAAGACAGACATTTTTGTGAGCAATACAGACAGACACTTTTGTTAGGAATACAGACATACATTTGTTTTAGAATCAAGACAGACATTTTTGTGAGCAATACAGACAGACACTTTTGTAAGGAATACAGACAGACATTTGTTTTAGAAATACAGACAGACATTTTTGTGAGCAATACAGACAGACACTTGTGTTAGGAATACAAACAGACACTTGTGATAGAAATGCAGACAGACACTTGTGTTAGAAATACAGGCAGACACTTGTGTTAGAATTAGAGACATATACTTGTGCTAGAAATACAGACAAACACTAGTATTAGAGAAACAGACAGGCAATTGTGCTAGAAATTGGCAAGCAGATCGACAATAAGTATTGTTACTCGCCTGGGTCTGTCGAGAGCAACACAGATCCGGTTCCAATGGCTGCCACGTACAGCACACACAGGAATTCAAGTCTTAGTGCTAGCCATCGAGAACATCCCAGCAACAGCAACCACGCGCGGCTATGGTCATCTTGGTATCTGAAAAGTACAAAAAAGGGCTTTTTGGTGATTCTGGGATCCTATCTTAGTGTCTCAAACGAGTGTCTCAAACAACTCGAAAACTGAATGGCATAGCTACTATCATTCGACAAGCCTATGGAAGTCAGAAGCAAAACTTTGGGCTGAGCCCCAAACATTGTGCTCCATTATCTTTTTTCACCcatataccccctccccccccataAAAAATGAACAGTGCCTAAGAAACTTTTATTTTACCTGAAAAGCGTTTCTTGGAATCGCCGCTGCATCTTCATTGTGCGGATGGTCACAAGACCCTGCAAAGTAGCGGAGAAGTGCGAGTACACTGGACTTCTATTCACAGCCTCAAGTCGACTCACCTCCATCGACGTCTTTAGATAATACCTACTTAGGAGACCAAATACTAACCCCAGCGGTACACCCGCTATCAAAACCATATAGTTCGCGGTTAATGACAAAATAACGACACCAATTACGAACGTGGTATGGTGTATACCATCTAACATGAGCCTTGGCAGCTCTTCGTCCATGATACCGATATCCCTTGAGAATCTATTCAGTATTCGACCGGTGGGATTTTCATGGAAGAAGTTCATGGCGACCCGAAGAACGGCATTCGCCATCTTCGTGTGGAGGGTCTGCGAGGCATTCAGGACGACAACGAAGAACATGACGGTGTGACCAACAGCAAGCAGGATTGTGATCGCGATCAGAGCACCGTATATCGCGATTGGCTCGATCTTTTTTTGATCCGCTAAACGGAGGTTAGCCCACCGTGACAGCCACCAGTCCGTCAAGATATAGGAGACTGGGATGAGAAGGAAACATTGATTGAGTATTAGGCTCAAGATAAATTATTACGCTAGTCATATATTTAGAACTATCATTGATTTGTAAACACGCGAGTATTCTGACCTTGGAGTGGTGGACATCGAAACACTCGCGTGTAAAACATCATCCTTAAACACGAaaccgcgctataaaagggtaAGGACCGCCCACAATCGACACCTTTTGAATTCAAATCCGAAGTAAAGATGGCCGGTGGTAACGGAACTCGAAGCGGGAAAATAAATTGCTTTGATTTGCTCATATATCGTACAATTCATAGGCTAAAATACAACAAATTTAGAAACTTAAAGTAGACTTATACATCTCATATGAAATCTAGAAGCACAAGAGGAGCTGATTCTCGCAAAAATTTGACCAAGATTTGGAGTTGAATTCGAATTACGCGCCGATTTCTCCGGGCCATTCATGAATCGTCCTTGTATCCGCCATGTTTACGAGCCCACAATATCTTTACAGCTGCTAAACAGTATAGAACATGCGTGCAATAGTCCCTCGGGATTCGGCTATTGAAGCTATTGAGCTATTGAAGAATTTCAGGACGTTATTCATTGATTTTTTGAAATAACTTACCTATACGGAATGCGCTACATGAGAGGCGAGTTGTCGAGTTACCATGCCTCTACTGACAATCTTTAGCCGTTAACAGCAAGAATAGAAATGGAAACGAGAAATTAAGTCCTACAGTATAGCAATTTTCCTGaagattttaaaattatttcgcTTTTAGATCGTCTGTTTACAACTTAGAATCTGCAACGTGACTTGCGCAACGGTAGTATATTTATCAATCGCGGCTTGTATCGTGCGATTCGCTCATCCTTTTATTAAGTGGTTagaacaactttttttttacaaaagctttGTTATATTACAGGTTTACTTTCAAAGGAGGAATTCTGCAGGGGTCGCTTATAGGCTATAATGTAGATATTTTAGCTGCCAAGATTGCGAGACTGAGATCGCGAGCGCGTGGAAACGCGGTATGTGGAAACCTTTTGAATATTCCTAGTAGAGTTTAAGCTATGAATTGTtgtaatttgaaataatacaAGCAGGATAgagtaaaaaatatttctctCCATTCGCATTGTTATTCAAAGCGCTACCGGGAGCTGTTGTCTGTTCGGAGAGTGAATGACAACTGAAGGTGACAAACGCCTGGCAcaggcccttttatagcgcggtttcgtctttaaagaatgtcgatcaacctctcattaattattgtttataatagAAAATCCATCGGTTTATTTACAggagaatttcaaaataaccacccaCGATAGAAGTTTAATACCTTAATTACGATAGTTTATTGAAGGCATCTCAGCAAcatgcttgaattagccgatggaaatggatgctttgtgtgactcggtatGTGCGGGAGCAGAAAATgacggcgtgattggccttctttaggCCCGGCTAAGAAAGAAAGCGTGTGACCTGTTTCCTTTTTTAGCCACCTTCACAAACAGTGAACGAGCGCCAAATCTTGTGGAAGTGACAAAGAAATGCTTCTCTTCAAGAGAACGATCTTCCGAACATGCAGCTTTTAAATCTCAAATAATCGATCATCCTACTTTCAAAAACGTTTTTCGATTGCCCGGCTCTTCAAGTACCTGGACCCTTCTATACGGCTCGGTCCACCTGAGGTCCACCTTGCCGACTTGGGTATCCGCTTAGACCCGGGAAGACTTAGCCTGTGTTGCAGTCCCATGCCAGCAAAGGCTTTTATTCTCTCGTGCTACCGCTTATCCGGTGCGTGCGCGAAAAGGTCTAAGCCCGTTGGTAAAAGTCGAGGTGACTGCGTAGGAAACTGCCATATAGGCTAAGGGAAACAGTAACTTGATAGTACAACACTTATACTAACCCTGAGTCAGAGCGATTAAAGCAGCCAGTACGATCAAGCCCACCACAGGCAAACCAGCCAGGAAATATCGTGAGTAGGTTCTCCATGAGACGGAGGCTGCACTGACGTCATCCTCATCCGCGTACTGTTTGGGGTGTTCATGCGAAACGTCATATTGCTCTAGATGATAACACCAAATAGAATTATCATGCGAAGCGTCATATTGCTCTAGATGATAACACCAATAGAATTATCATACGAAGCGTCATATTGCTCTAGATGGCCTAGATGATAACACCAAATAGAATTATCATGCGAAATGTCATATTGCTCTAGAAGATAATACCAAATAGAATTAGCACAGTTTGAGCCAGCGTTGCTTCACAGGTATTTTAAGGATTGGCTACAAGTCAAGGTACCTCTTATCAATAACGCTATGCGGTTATATGGAGCATAGAGCTAAATGAACGACAGTACACCATGCGACAATACGACAATATGTCGATCAACTGCGTGAACGACAATAGGCCATGGCTTGACATAATTGGCCGTAGGGACATGAAGGTGAAAATAAATACACAGATTCTATTTATTGCCAGCTTACCCGAAGTCATCTCTTGTTTCTCGGTCACTTCGTGGTCTTCAGTCACCCAGTGTTCAAGTTGGGGGCATTTAAGCTCCTCCATCTTTCCCTGCTCACGAATCATCCCGTCCTCCATTACAATCACGTGATTAGCCGCCTTCAAGCACTTCAAATGGTGTGTGACCACAACTCTGGTGGTTTGCCCTAAAAGCTTCAGTATACATCTATCAAAGACATGGCGCCCAACCGCAGCGTCAACCCTACTTAAAGGGTCGTCCAGCAAAATTACACTTGCGCGAGAGTACACTGCGCGTGCCAAGCTGATGCGCGAGCACTGACCACCGCTCAGGGTCATACCGCGGGCTCCGATAACAGTCAAGTCCCTTTCAGGCAGAAACCTAAAGTCGTGTTCTAAAGCGCATGCGTCAACTACTTGTTTATAAAACAGAGAGTCAAACTTCAAGCCAAAAGTGATATTTTCCCGTATCGTTCCAGTGAAGATCCAAGGATTCTGCGGACAATACGACACATGCCCAGATCTCCATATTTGACCCCTGTGTTTTGGAAGTTCGTGGAGTATTGTGAGGAGAAGTGTGGACTTGCCGCTACCAATTGGACCAGTCACAGCCAATAACCCACCTTGGTTGATCCTAAAGCTCAACCGAGACAAAGAACTCTTGGGTGAAATCCCCCAAGAAGAGCTAACATCGACAAATTCAATACCCGCACAGTCGGATCGTGAATCCAGCGAGGCTGGTTTGTCCTCAAGAGAAAACGCAGAGTTCAAAGTTTCTATGACTTTCAATCTATATTGATCATGTTTGTCGACAAAGGAGTCTACACCGTGATCCAACAACTGCTCGATCCTACGCAAAGAAGCCGCGCACTCAAAGAGCATGCGTATGGCAAGTAAGCAGTAATACGTGACTGATTGCCGCAAGCTTACGTAGAAGGATAAGATTGTGAAGACGTTGACAGGTGTAAGAGACACGCCCACCCACACCATGGTAACGAGGCTGATGCAGTTACTGAAGATCAACGAGAACTTGTACATTTGCTCGAGTATGACGCAGATGCAGCTTGTCTGGCGTACATAGCGCATTTCTTGCCTggaataacaacaataaatgCGTCGAACACACCCTAGACATAATAGCAGCTGTGGCCTAAAAGGCAAGGGGCTTcttctgtttttatttcaccATTTTATATAGGGCAGAATCCTGTTAACTCGAAATGACTTTGGATTTGATCTTAATTTTAGGCAATCTTACCTTCTACGCTTGTCAATCTCCGTCAAAATAGGCTCCTCCCAGACGTTCATTTTAGCCAATAGAATTCCTGAAATCACCTCACTTATAAAGCTGAGCCTTGAGTCTGTTTGTTCAGCGGTGCATCTTCTTAGCTTTCCGCTGAGTTTCCCAAGCATTAACGCAAGTGGTATCACAAACCCCATAAAAGGCAGTCCGGCAAGCGAGGCTACGCCAAACATATGCCAcattaccatggcaaccgcaAGTATTTCCAATGGGGCAAGAATGACGTAGATCAAGTATTTGCATACAAGATCAAACCTTCTCGAGTCATTGGATAACAGGTTAATCACGTGACCAGTGGTGACATTGCCAATTTGTTTCTGGTTCATGGAAAGCACCTATAAAGAGAATGTAACAAATAACGCACATAAATATATACGTCGTCAACGGAAGATGGCAAAAAGATGAGTGAAAAAAGCACTGGGGGCAAGCTGATAACACTTGTCTTTGCAAAAATCACGTGATTTCCACGTGAAATCGCCAGAAAGCACGTGGTAAATGTGACACTATTTTCCCCGTGATGTCTTTCATTTCGATATCAACATGATTATCTAATGTATTTACTTATAATGAGAATCCTATATCGCACTTTCTGATATTGTGCAAAAACATCAAAATGATGTTTTTGATCAAAATGTATCAGAAATGTTTCCATTGCGAAATCCACTCTGTGAATGATAAAGCATTGCGCTTGCGCTCCAAGGTGTATCTGACCTTTTTGTATAATATCCCAGTTACCGCCACGCGCAGAATCATGCCCATGTGACTGGCGGCGAAGAGATATTGCTGTGTCGCCCAGCTCATGACAAACGAATTCACGCACATGACGAACAAATATATCAGTGCCCACTGCATCCCTTGCCAGCGGTTGTCATTGGCAGACATGCGTGATAGCGACTGGAGGAACATGGCCAAGTATATCGGCTGTGATATTCGACACAGCGACTCAGTACAACCAGTGAAGCAGAAGAATGCATACTCGCAAGGAGAGGTAAGCCGTGATAGCGCCTTCCATAACCGCGGGTTTTCCCGCTGTTTCTCACAATCCCACTGTGTTTCAAGCTTCTTTGTGAGGTTTCTTGCTCGTTCTTTTTCACCAAGATCACCCAGGTCTTTGTTGCATATTGTTCTTGTGTTGCCTTTCTTCAGAAGATCTCCGACCCAACCGAAGGTGAACGCGGACCACCAATTTCGTCTAGTGATTAGACCCTGCATTACTGGACCTGTGACCTGGCCATTATTAACCAATACAATAGGAAACAATAGGTTGTACAATTAAATAACTGTAGAATTCGATCACATGTGTACCTATGGTGGCTTTTTAATACAGCATGAAGCGCGCACGGAAAACTTGGCGTTTACCCGTCGTGAAGTCAGCTCAGCAGTAGAATATCAATCAGCACATGACTGCCACCAATATCTCGCCTACGaattttgattggttgttttGCTAAAAAGATAGATAGGTGTCAGCGCAATTGccctgtttcacagaggcgttcaacacactttttcaaccttgtgttgatttataccatgtctacaccacgcctacgcagaccatttagtttttctacagtCTGTCTATAGTCTTTCTAGCTATACCATTTAACCTTTGAATGGTAATTTCAGAGTCTCTTTCAGAGCCTCCCTGTACACTCACGTGCTTTATCATACATTATATCTAAAGTTTTTCCCCCATGGATTCGCCACCGTGCAGCATTTACAATGAATATGGATGTATGCAAGTAACAAAAGTGCATAAATCTTATTTGTGATGATCACTTGGAGTGGGTAGTATGCTTTTCATTAAAACATAAGAAATTCCCGATTAGTACAACTTGCAAAAATAAATCCAtaaaattaattataattttcgCGATGTTTCTATATTTGGGTTTAGCAATATTGATAGACACacataattttgaaataatggCTATTTTTCTTACGTAAAGGGTATCACATGGCGCCAGAAAACATTCCTTTACCTGTATAGTGGACAGCCTTTGAAGGTTCAATGCATATGATAAGTTTTAACCGATTCAGAACGCTTGTAAGCCCCATAAAACAGAGTCCCATTAAACAGTTAATGCTAGGTATAAAAGAAACTTTATAACGGCTTTTTTCGCTTGAGCGCACTCATTTACATAAACTAATGACTTTTGCTTTATCCCTCAAAAAGCTATTGGACACGGCAAAAATTTCACGTATGGCTGCATACTTGGTATAAGGTATTTAAGCCTCATTGGAGGCAGGTCcgtcttatttttggagcattttaaagCTCATAACgattttcttaaatttttaTAAGATcgtgaggctgggccgttcttatttttgggacagtttttaaggctgaatatctTAACGaagttcttaaattttagtgtatataagaatataaaacccaatgaattattaaaaagagaattacactaatgatcaatagaaCAATATTCAAAGGTTTTCAAGAACACGGTTTGAATCTGCACCAGAATAA contains the following coding sequences:
- the LOC116616947 gene encoding ATP-binding cassette sub-family C member 4 isoform X2, with protein sequence MQGLITRRNWWSAFTFGWVGDLLKKGNTRTICNKDLGDLGEKERARNLTKKLETQWDCEKQRENPRLWKALSRLTSPCEYAFFCFTGCTESLCRISQPIYLAMFLQSLSRMSANDNRWQGMQWALIYLFVMCVNSFVMSWATQQYLFAASHMGMILRVAVTGILYKKVLSMNQKQIGNVTTGHVINLLSNDSRRFDLVCKYLIYVILAPLEILAVAMVMWHMFGVASLAGLPFMGFVIPLALMLGKLSGKLRRCTAEQTDSRLSFISEVISGILLAKMNVWEEPILTEIDKRRRQEMRYVRQTSCICVILEQMYKFSLIFSNCISLVTMVWVGVSLTPVNVFTILSFYVSLRQSVTYYCLLAIRMLFECAASLRRIEQLLDHGVDSFVDKHDQYRLKVIETLNSAFSLEDKPASLDSRSDCAGIEFVDVSSSWGISPKSSLSRLSFRINQGGLLAVTGPIGSGKSTLLLTILHELPKHRGQIWRSGHVSYCPQNPWIFTGTIRENITFGLKFDSLFYKQVVDACALEHDFRFLPERDLTVIGARGMTLSGGQCSRISLARAVYSRASVILLDDPLSRVDAAVGRHVFDRCILKLLGQTTRVVVTHHLKCLKAANHVIVMEDGMIREQGKMEELKCPQLEHWVTEDHEVTEKQEMTSEQYDVSHEHPKQYADEDDVSAASVSWRTYSRYFLAGLPVVGLIVLAALIALTQVSYILTDWWLSRWANLRLADQKKIEPIAIYGALIAITILLAVGHTVMFFVVVLNASQTLHTKMANAVLRVAMNFFHENPTGRILNRFSRDIGIMDEELPRLMLDGIHHTTFVIGVVILSLTANYMVLIAGVPLGLVFGLLSRYYLKTSMEVSRLEAVNRSPVYSHFSATLQGLVTIRTMKMQRRFQETLFRYQDDHSRAWLLLLGCSRWLALRLEFLCVLYVAAIGTGSVLLSTDPALAGLALTYAIQLGGIVQWAVREFTMTQNHMISVQRVLSYTSLPSEPGHESKGTPPRDWPSKGAIRLEDLSLRYKGSTSFALSDINIEVPANGKVGIVGRTGAGKTSILNALMQIEEIQGRIVVDGINTRNINIFKARSCISVIPQNPVVFSGSLRRNLDFFNRLTDEEIWQALSVLQLDSFVKELPGKLQFHLAESGSNLSCGQRQLIGLMRAFLTRNKIVIIDEATANVDMHTERVIQGAIKHAFQDCTLIVIAHRIHTVLECDKVLVMDSGRVVESEPPRDLLDAPDTLFSNLYNLSCHGK
- the LOC116616947 gene encoding ATP-binding cassette sub-family C member 4 isoform X1; this translates as MQGLITRRNWWSAFTFGWVGDLLKKGNTRTICNKDLGDLGEKERARNLTKKLETQWDCEKQRENPRLWKALSRLTSPCEYAFFCFTGCTESLCRISQPIYLAMFLQSLSRMSANDNRWQGMQWALIYLFVMCVNSFVMSWATQQYLFAASHMGMILRVAVTGILYKKVLSMNQKQIGNVTTGHVINLLSNDSRRFDLVCKYLIYVILAPLEILAVAMVMWHMFGVASLAGLPFMGFVIPLALMLGKLSGKLRRCTAEQTDSRLSFISEVISGILLAKMNVWEEPILTEIDKRRRQEMRYVRQTSCICVILEQMYKFSLIFSNCISLVTMVWVGVSLTPVNVFTILSFYVSLRQSVTYYCLLAIRMLFECAASLRRIEQLLDHGVDSFVDKHDQYRLKVIETLNSAFSLEDKPASLDSRSDCAGIEFVDVSSSWGISPKSSLSRLSFRINQGGLLAVTGPIGSGKSTLLLTILHELPKHRGQIWRSGHVSYCPQNPWIFTGTIRENITFGLKFDSLFYKQVVDACALEHDFRFLPERDLTVIGARGMTLSGGQCSRISLARAVYSRASVILLDDPLSRVDAAVGRHVFDRCILKLLGQTTRVVVTHHLKCLKAANHVIVMEDGMIREQGKMEELKCPQLEHWVTEDHEVTEKQEMTSGHLEQYDVSHEHPKQYADEDDVSAASVSWRTYSRYFLAGLPVVGLIVLAALIALTQVSYILTDWWLSRWANLRLADQKKIEPIAIYGALIAITILLAVGHTVMFFVVVLNASQTLHTKMANAVLRVAMNFFHENPTGRILNRFSRDIGIMDEELPRLMLDGIHHTTFVIGVVILSLTANYMVLIAGVPLGLVFGLLSRYYLKTSMEVSRLEAVNRSPVYSHFSATLQGLVTIRTMKMQRRFQETLFRYQDDHSRAWLLLLGCSRWLALRLEFLCVLYVAAIGTGSVLLSTDPALAGLALTYAIQLGGIVQWAVREFTMTQNHMISVQRVLSYTSLPSEPGHESKGTPPRDWPSKGAIRLEDLSLRYKGSTSFALSDINIEVPANGKVGIVGRTGAGKTSILNALMQIEEIQGRIVVDGINTRNINIFKARSCISVIPQNPVVFSGSLRRNLDFFNRLTDEEIWQALSVLQLDSFVKELPGKLQFHLAESGSNLSCGQRQLIGLMRAFLTRNKIVIIDEATANVDMHTERVIQGAIKHAFQDCTLIVIAHRIHTVLECDKVLVMDSGRVVESEPPRDLLDAPDTLFSNLYNLSCHGK